A single Anopheles maculipalpis chromosome 3RL, idAnoMacuDA_375_x, whole genome shotgun sequence DNA region contains:
- the LOC126560483 gene encoding 1-acyl-sn-glycerol-3-phosphate acyltransferase beta-like, whose protein sequence is MAECFLCSLGWILKYYLYACAACFGIFVLLTIFSKLGERGNKFKYYSKYGMIYFATQSFTTLFAPFSLLRPCNIDNCRIISTVVARCSKILGITWELRNAQILRQAKGAIVLTNHQSSMDILGMMTLWDILWKVVPIAKLELLFLFPFGPSAWLAGVQYINRKNRTTAMKVFDRCKRMMTQDGAKMYIYPEGTRYPERGMLPFKKGAFHTAIEAQVPIIPVVFSHMYFIQSKKHIFDDGHVIIDTLEPIPTVGLTKADLDSLIERTRNAMLARYEELNREVDAGLKNPQWVRQDRPRLKVYEGKKTN, encoded by the exons ATGGCCGAGTGTTTTCTGTGCAGCTTAG GCTGGATTTTAAAGTACTACCTTTATGCTTGTGCCGCCTGTTTCGGCATCTTCGTGCTCCTAACCATCTTCTCGAAGCTAGGCGAACGGGGCAATAAGTTTAAGTATTACAGCAAGTATGGCATGATTTACTTCGCGACGCAATCGTTCACTACACTCTTTGCGCCATTTTCGCTGCTCAGACCATGCAACATCGATAATTGTAG AATCATTTCCACCGTTGTAGCGCGCTGTTCGAAGATTCTTGGCATCACGTGGGAGCTCCGGAATGCACAGATCCTACGCCAGGCGAAAGGTGCAATCGTTCTCACAAACCATCAGTCATCGATGGATATATTGG GTATGATGACACTGTGGGACATTCTTTGGAAGGTCGTACCGATTGCAAAGCTGGAACTGCTCTTCCTGTTCCCGTTCGGACCATCCGCTTGGCTTGCCGGAGTGCAGTACATTAATCGTAAAAATCGTACCACCGCCATGAAGGTGTTTGATCGCTGCAAGCGCATGATGACGCAGGACGGTGCAAAGATGTACATCTACCCGGAGGGAACGCGGTATCCTGAGCGTGGAATGCTGCCGTTCAAGAAGGGTGCCTTCCATACTGCAATAGAAGCTCAAGTCCCCATCATTCCGGTCGTATTCTCGCACATGTACTTCATCCAGTCCAAGAAACATATCTTCGACGATGGACATGTAATCATCGATACGCTTGAACCTATACCGACGGTGGGTCTCACGAAAGCGGATCTTGATTCACTGATCGAACGGACGCGTAATGCTATGCTGGCAAGGTACGAAGAGCTTAATCGGGAAGTTGATGCTGGGCTGAAGAATCCACAGTGGGTAAGGCAAGACCGACCAAGGCTGAAGGTGTACGAAGGTAAGAAAACCAACTGA